A single window of Colletes latitarsis isolate SP2378_abdomen chromosome 4, iyColLati1, whole genome shotgun sequence DNA harbors:
- the LOC143341461 gene encoding deubiquitinase DESI2 isoform X2 gives MAREPIILNVYDMYWINEYTTPIGLGVFHSGVEIYGTEYAYGGHSKPISGIFEITPRVANELGQQFRYRQSVHIGYTDFTEEDVNRIVIELGKDFRGDLYHLMNKNCNHFSSQLTLILCGQEIPSWVNRLAYFSSCVPFLQRCLPKEWLTPDALQHSLSQISYHESTPPSDTSL, from the exons TATTGGATAAATGAATATACTACACCTATAGGATTAGGTGTCTTTCATTCTGGAGTTGAAATTTATGGAACAG AGTATGCATATGGAGGCCATTCTAAACCAATTTCTGGAATTTTTGAAATCACACCACGAGTTGCTAATGAATTAGGACAGCAATTTAGATATag ACAATCGGTACACATCGGTTATACAGACTTCACAGAAGAAGATGTGAACAGAATTGTTATTGAATTAGGAAAAGATTTTAGGGGAGATCTTTACCatttaatgaataaaaattgtaatcacTTCAGTAGCCAACTTACCCTT ATTTTATGTGGTCAAGAAATACCTAGTTGGGTAAATCGTCTTGCATATTTTAGTTCTTGTGTACCATTCCTTCAACGTTGTTTACCAAAAGAATGGTTAACTCCTGATGCACTTCAACATTCTTTGAGCCAAATCAGTTACCATGAAAGCACACCACCTTCTGATACTTCCTTGTAA